GCAGAATCTCAGGTATTATTTGCTTCACCATGTTTATCTGATATGTATAGCTGGTACGCTTGACTAATTTTTttaatccaaatccaaattccgCCAATTAGTATTATTATGTTTTGAGTGTATGGTATAAATATGTAGTATCACCTCATTTCTTTAATCTTGTTTCTTGCAATCTGTGTGAGATTTAGGGTCATCTAATAAGGTGGTGGTGTTGTAGTCTCAATTTCGAAGCAAACATTACTGTGGATTCGCACAAGTTCATCATTGGACATGTTTAGTGACTTAGAATGGCTATTTAGTCTGTGAAGCAGAAAATTATGACGAGAAACTGTTTCTTAAAGAAGCATGTTATGTGTGTTATCAACGACTAGAACAATTTATCATGGATAGAAACAGTGTATTGTTTATCACAGTCGAAGCACACTCATTAATCGAAATGTAGTAGATGAATTTGAGAGGAAATCTTGAGAGAATTGAAACTAACTTTTGCTGCCTAAATTCTGGAAATGAAAAAAACACGTGACCTGAGCTATAACATCTAACCTACCTCAACTGATTGAgttatatatacaaaataatctCAACTCGCCAACTTACCTAATTTAATCTACTCGATTGCCATTCACAAAGCATCACAGCTCCTAGATATTTTCTGTACACGTCAGCTTACGTAGCTCTCTCAACTAACTAACTGGTACAATGCACTGCATAACAGCTTTGATTCATTCCCAGCTCATTGCACTGCACTGTCCATCTCAGCTTGACATCTTCAACGATAATTTTAAGTAAAACCTTGTAAATTATCCGTAGTGAAACATTGTAGCCTATGTACTCATCTTTGCGTATATGTTTGCATAGCTCAATCTTATAATAGAATCTCCTAATGTTTGATCTTTGCTTGTACTGTCTGTTTTTGTCCTTGTATCAATGTTGTATTCCAGAACATGCTTCAAAGTTATGTATGTAATATTGCTTATTCATGTCAATTTGTTTGTCTCTTATTGTTCACTTTTCTGTTATTGAATCTGTTAAATTGATTTGTACAGCAGTACAAGGATTAATCATTATATTATATTTCTGGGTTATCAGGACTGATCTTTATAAGCTGTCGCAATGTGATTACCTACATGTATTATCAATCAATTTTGTGTGGTATGACTGATTGAGTGGTGCACTGCAGGATAAAAGTGATTTTGAGATGTCAACCCTGCCAGCTCTTGTTCCTGTCCTAAGCAGTGCAGCAGGTGAAACATTATTGCTACTAGTTAAGCATGCAGAGCTTATTATCAACAAGGTAAGAAAGTAGCTGCTGACCTTTTGGTTATTCTTTTAATTGTTTATAACCTGATCACTTTTTAACGATTGCAGTACATATATTCAAACTTGTAATAGCGATGCCTCCTAAACGCCTAAGAAGAggaaggggaaaaaaagaaaaagaaaaaagaaaaagaaaaccaaGCTTGTTTATTAAGAAGCGGAATACTATAGGACAGTGACAAAAGCTTAACTTTGGCCTTGTTTGAAGCAAAACAACAGAAGACTTTTCTAGTTTCTTATTCTTACTCGTTTCTTTGTTGAATACTTACCTACCtggtgttttttttctttttgatgaaAGGTATAATTTGTATTAATTCAAATAGTACCAAGACCTACTGATCAGTACAAAGATGTCTGATCCCCTACTCCTAAGCCTATAAGGAGTCCAGAAGAGCCAAAGTATCTGCAAACTCACTTGCTACATTTCTATTACTCCAGCATTACAAATTCTGAATGCATCTAAATTTGATATGGGAAATACAATCTTTTTCCCCTCGAAAGTCCTATTATTCCTGTCTAAGCAGATAGCCCATAATTAATATACACAACTGAATAGACCTCCATAGTTATCTGCACCTATTGTTAGGCTTCTGTCCCAGCCAGCAATTGAACAGCTGCTCCAAATTTCTTGGCATCACCCGATTGAACACCACAGAGATTTACAAACATGCACCATATCTGCCAAACAACGTTGCAATGAATAAAAAGATGATTGACTGATTCCATCGCCTGTCTGAACATGCTACATCTACTACCGATTACTCCTCTCCTTTGCAAATTATCTTGAGCGAGGCAAGAATCATTTGCTGCAATCCACCCAACACAAGCAACTTTCAGAGGGGCTCTTGTTTTTCAAATAAGCTTCCAGGGCCAGTTACATTTCCCTGAATCATCTTGTCCTAAAGTAATTTATAGGAGGACTTAACTGAAAATTCTCCGTCAATGCTGCAAACCAGGATAAGCGATCTTCTTTGCCTTTAACTAAAAGTACAGCATTTAATTTTTATAGTAAGCTGCTCACATTTCTAATCTCCCAATCATTgaaatttcttctaaaaataagATTCCAACTGCCTTTAGAATAGCAGCTTGCTACAGTACATGTTCCATCAGTGGCCAAATTATACAAATCTAAAAATATATCCCTTAAATGAGTATTTTCCAACCATTTATCCACCCAGAATCTGACCATTCTTCCATATAcaattttcagacttgtattgAACATTAAATTCATCCCTACAATTTGTTATTTGCCTCCACAAATCTACTCCATAAGGTTCCTTCACAAGCTTAGTACACCAGGAAGATTCCAACCCATAtttaactgttgctaccttcttcCTCAATCCTTCTTTTCCATTGTTGCACCTCCAATGCCATTTATATAGCAAACTATTGTTGTGCAATTTCAGATTTCTGACTCCCATGCCTCCAAACTTTTTATCCTGAATGACTGTCGACCATTTTACTAAATGGTATCTCCTGTTAACACTCCCACCTTCCCATAAAAGTCAGATCTGATTTTGTTAAGTTGCTTCATAATATTTGTAGGAATTAGAAGCAAAGACATGAGATATGTTGGTATACCATCCAACACACGGTTCACCAAAGTCAACACCCCCCAATGAGATAAATACCGCTTTCCAAGGCATCAATTTCTTCTTACATCTCAATTACTTCTTGCCACATCAATGTATCATTTTGTCTTGCCCCCAATGGTAGACCCAGATATACTGTAGGGAATTTCTCCACCTTGCAATAATCCTTGCAAGTTGATATATACTTGGTGCTTGTTTATTATCGTTGCTTTATCTCTTATAGCATCTTCTCATCTGCAGGCTAGTCAGGACCACTTAATCTCACATGTCCTGCCCATGCTTGTCCGAGCTTATGATGATACCGATCCACGTTTGCAAGAGGAAGTCCTGAAAAAGACTGTACCACTTGCTAAGCAACTTGATGTTCAGGTAATTGGTGTCCTTTATTATTTCTAATTGTCACATCAGTTGGTTGGCTGAATTGAGACTAATGGCTGTTTATATTGAGTTCACCGGTTCTaccaagaaaaggaaaaggaaaaaatgtTGTATAATCTGATCCTCCTAATGAAAGTTCCTTAATGAAGTTTCATCACTGAGGAAGATCCTCAGGCAGCTCAACTTGATAAAGAATGTGAGTGCCAAGATGAAGTGAAAGTAGGTGAGAGGGATGCCGGGTGTTTGGGGACATGTTTACTCAGTTTCTGATATATGGGTGGAAATTTGTGAGGTACTTGCATAGAATACTTTCTGGCAAGATCAATGACAGAAAGATGTCATTTTTAAGGACTGGGAAGAAATAATGAGATTGGATCTTGGGCTATGGCATTGTAGCCAACCAGTAACCTACATGTTCTTTGTATTGATGACGCGGTAGAATATGAGATGCAGATACAATTCGTTCAAATTGAACATTATTTAAGAAAATTCTCTTTAGGTTTATACTCATTTGATAAGTGATTTCGTAATAGAAAAGCAAGGTATGAGGACAAATCCTAAAATGGAGAGGTTACATCAAAATCTCAGAACATTTGCTAGGTGATGTCGTGGAAGGCACTCTATAGAAGATAGTATGTGCCATTTCTTCTCCCTTTTAAGAACGTTGTAGGAAAAACTTCTATTGAATTATCATCTTCGGAATCTATGTTGAAGTTTGGAAGTATACTAATTGCAACCATTCCTTCTCTAGCTTCTGAGGTGTTCAGAATTTGGTTGTATTATCTATTTTGAGTTCTAAACCATCATTTAGATTAGTGTCGCAATGGTGTAGCCTTTTCGTGGCCTCTAACCATTTATGTAGAAAGTAATATTAAAAATGACTGTTCTTTATAAATGTGGCTAGTGgattaatgaaaaaaaaaaaaaaaaaaactgtggCTAGTGGATTTCACTTCTCAACCATTCTATGTAATTTGAAAAATTATGTTGCTGTTTCAGTTCACAGTAGGCTCTATTTTCCTTTTGTTAATTACATGGGTTGATTATGTACAAAATGTTAAGAATTACATTAAAAGTTAATATTCCGCGCAAAAAGCTTTATAAAAATGGTTTTATCTCAATGTAAATCCTTGGAATGAATTATCTCGTTAACCATTCAAGATTTAAGATAAATATTGACACTTTATTGGGTAAGTCATAGTCTTCTATTTGTGGAGTTAATGAACTTCACTTAGAGTTTTTAAGATTGTTCACAGTTGATTCGTGTGTGTGTATGGTAAGCTTAATTTTAGTTGACCACTTAACACTAGTTTCCTGTGACACAATGAGGTCTATTTCTCTTTGTCAAACATTGATTAACCCGCGTATGAGGTTTATTTCTCTTTGTCAAATATTGATGTAACCTGCATACGTGTTAGGGGAGAGATTAATGCTTGGATGTGAATGAATATGATCTTAAGGTCTGGAGAACTAGTATCACATTACTGCTATTAGACTTATAATTGATTTcatatttgagtttgtaaatgcatttttttttttgcagttaGTAAAACAGGCAATCATGCCTCGTGTTCATGGTTTGGCACTGAAAACAACTGTTGCTGCGGTACGTAGTCATTATTCTGTGCAGGAATGTTATGGCATGAGTTACTCAAAAGTCTTGTGAGTTGTGACTGCGAATTGAAAAACCACAAAATCCTGAATATTGGGGAATTGATAGTTTCATCGTAAATTTCATCCTTTCAGAGCAAAAGACTGCTTGTTTTGCTTTGGCACGTCAATATCCCTAAAGTTTTTTGTCACATTTGTTTACCTTGTGAACATTCCTAAATCATTTTTTCTTGATACATAAGTTCGTTTTCCAGTGTCACTGATTGTTGATAAGCTAGCCCCTTCTTTTTGGTGGTTGACCAAGTTGAACATTGATAGACACGCAATAATTTTTTCTCTTCGCAGGTGAGGGTCAATGCATTGTTATGTTTGGGGGATATGGTTCACACGCTAGATAGGCCTGCTGTTCTAGAGATCTTACAGACGATCCAACGTTGTACTGCAGTTGATCGTTCTGCACCAACTCTTATGTGTACCCTTGGGGTAGCCAACTCTATCTTGAAGAAGGTATATGCTATCTCGGCCAACTTGATTGCTGGTGCTTACACCAACAGTATCTAACTGATTGCTTTGCTTTTACATAATTTGTTTTTTCTCCAGAATGGGATAGAATTTGTGGCGGAGCATGTCCTTCCACTTGTCATGCCTCTTCTCATTGCTCAACAATTAAATGTTCAGCAGTTTGCAAAATATATGGCTTTTGTGAAGGATATTCTCAGGTATTGCATTTTACATCCAGCCGCTAATACTCATCCCCACCCACACACACATGTCCATGTACACACTTGAAAGAGGGATTCTGGAACTTGCAGATGCTAAAAACGTTGATGAGCTAACTGGTAGCCCGTGTTTTCTTGTTCTCTCCAGTTGTTTTATGATTAGTAGGATACCAACTGCAAAACTTGTGTGCTTCAGTCTTGCTTTtgcttaattgagaaattttgaCATCGGCACATGGCAACgctaaacccccccccccccccccaaaaaaaaaaaaaaaaaaaagaattaaacgaAATGTAAAAGTAAAGGAGAAGACAAAAGAAAAAGCAGTTCTACATGTTTAAGAAATGGTATGCTGTAATGTATACTTGTAGACTTCCATTTGAGTGAACTTTCTAGTGCATCAGGTTTTAAATTTTGTATCATctccatttattattatttttttcaatttcttgggATACAGGAAAATAGAAGAGAAACGAGGAGTGACACTGAGTGACTCTGGAAATCCAGCAGTAAACATAAAATCATCTCCAACAGTTGACAGTCAGCTGCCCAGACAAGTGAATAAAACAAGTGCGAATTCTCAACCTACCACAAAACGCAGCCCATCATGGGACGAAGACTGGGTTCCTGCAAGGGGACCTTCAACCACCATCCAGTCTTCTACAACATTGCCTGCTCAGTCTACTACTGCAGGCCAGTCGATCCAAGTTAATTCTGGACATTCACAATCGTCCATGACATCTGCTCTATCTAGCCAGCAACTTTCATCTTCATGTCCTGCAGTTGATGTGGAATGGCCTCCTAGATCTTCATCATTTGGTACCACCATCCTTGGGAGTTCTGAGAAACAACCAGAAAATAAGGGGGCATTGGGTTCAACTCTCGATGATATTGATCCTTTTGCTAACTGGCCTCCCCGGCCAAGTGGCTCCTCGGCTGCTTCTCACTCTTTGAACAATGGATCAGTGGCCCCATTCGCAAACAGACCCGTGTCTGCCAATAGTGCAACTCTTCTGAATGGTTTAAACTCTCAAACAAATGGCCTTGATTCTTGGGCTTTCAGCACCCCAATTTCTTCTCAGCCCTTGAAACAGAATCAAGGAACTGCATCGCACACTGATGGTCTCACTAGTTGGGGTTTTAACCCACAGAATTCTGTTGGATTTATGAAACAAAGTCAAGGGCCATCAGCTATGAATGCTTCTAGTGGTCGAGCCAACGATATTGGATCAATTTTTTCCTCGAACAAGGGTGAGCAGACTGCACCAAGGCTTGCTCCACCTCCATCAACTGCTGTTGGTAGAGGAAGGGGAAGAGGAAGGGGAAATCAAGGGCAACTGAGGTCCTCAACATCAGGGTCTAGTAATGCAAAGTCTCAGCCAGAGCAGCCCCCTCTATTGGATTTGCTCTAAATGCTAGCATGTAGCGCCCTTGTGAAACGAGTTCGGACGATCTGATTCAGATCAATATGGGGAGCTGTTCATCCCACGTGATTAAAGATTTTTGCCAGCAATGCCATGGAGAAACCTGTTCATATTATGCTGCATGGCAGTATTTGCCTGGGTAGGCGAAGATTGTTGTAGAGTGACTCTTTTTGTAGAATAGCGTGGCTgagtttttgttttccttgtttgGCATTTTATTCTTAAAAAATATTCATATAATTTGTTGAAAAAGGGTTGCCTCGTGTTAATTGTATTTGTAAAAACAATTGGCTCTCAACGATGGGTTTAAGAAATAATGAAAGAGATGGCACAGTTCAGTCTTTTTTTCTAGAATTTGAGCTCTTGGTTTTGTGAAATGAACTTTCCTCTTATATGAGCCTACCTTGATGTATTCTTCTCATCAGTTTAACTAGCGTTTAAAAGCATTGTCTGGACAACTTTTTCCCAGAAGTGGGAGTATGATGTGGGAGGCGTAGTAACTCGTGTTTTTGTTATATCTGATCGATATAGCGAGTAAGCATATAGTTTTGCTCAGTGCATTTTGGAAAAAACATTCATTCAGTGGATAAGATAGAGGACGAAACTCAGCAGTTATATGCATGCATCAGATATGTACGAGGAAAACCGCTTATGCATTTTTAGCCGGAATTCAAAATACATTTTCATGACAACATATAACTGCTATCCGCTGGTATTGTCACTTCTGCCTGATGCCTTAGAAGATGAGTCTGATTTGTTGCATGATCAGttaaaacaaattgaagaaattctTGCTACCAAGATTTGCTGAGTGGCTAACTGTTCCATGTTGCttgtttttattttctgttaCTTTCCTAAACCACCTCCGATCCACTCACACTCCCCCCTGAAAAGAAAATAACAGCATGGTTTTGAAAGAATATTTTTGCCTTTTTCGCTCGTAGAGCAGAAGTATTCATTGAGCCACATGGTCAAATAACTTGAATTAATCACCGATAACAATATTATCAAACTATAAGATtatgacttcactacttttcattGCTTCCAGACGATGTGCACAAAATTAATACATTCAAGAAATTAATCAACTCTTTTCTGATAATGTGCATTACACTCTCCAATTGTGACTAAAAATAAATTGGGCATGATAAGCTTATataattcttctttttcttgcatTATCAAAATTAAAGAATAATTTGATCTAATATAAGAAGCAACTATGGAAATGCTTTTCTACCAAAATGGATGATGGCTATGTTTTAGACTTGTCGGACTGAATAACCAAATGAGCTAATGTTGTCATGGCATGTGATTGGCCAGAGATAATTCCAGCAGTTGATGGATTTTGTGCTAAGATAATTGAGTATCCATCATCAATATTCTCCATCCCTTGTGCCACTAGTTGCCATACTAAACTCCCTCCCATAGTTCCACCTGATTTTGCATAATTATAGATGTTTCTGTATACGCTACTCATGAATGTGTCTCTTGCATTTAGATTGAATCCTCGATCTTTGCTTGACTTTCCAAATTCAGCTAGGACTAATGGCTTCTTTAGTATTGTGCTTGAATCTTGCCAATGACTTGTTATCCACCTTTGCATGAATGCCATTTGAGCATCATCATTTTGTCCCGACAACCTGCGATCAAAAATCTTGTATCATAATTCAAAGAATTTAAATTATACGTACGTACACAttgatattataatttttttgttcAACTAGTGTATTCTAGGTATTTTCTAGGTTACTAATTCTAATTTCTGTGAAAAGTTACATTAAGTTATCTTTTAAGTAACTTTGACGTTATATGGAATCTTTCACACTGTCGTCTATCAGTGTATAAAAGTTACTCCATTTGTTCCATCACTCTTTCTTTTATAgtcttttttatataaaaaatcagatttctatatttataaaacaattttaactttaaattttatatttcacCCTTAATATCATGATTTAGA
This DNA window, taken from Nicotiana tabacum cultivar K326 chromosome 4, ASM71507v2, whole genome shotgun sequence, encodes the following:
- the LOC107824020 gene encoding SCY1-like protein 2 A isoform X2; translation: MGLLEVKHGLLQIAETLDFLHGNARLIHRSISPETILITSNGAWKLGGFGFAISVDQAADLSNMQAFHYAEYDVEDSIIPLQPSLNYTAPELVRSKTSSIGCSSDIFSFGCLAYHLIARKPLLDCHNNVKMYMNNLNYLSSEAFSSIPQELVPDLQNMLSANEALRPTAMGLTSSSFFRDDTRLRALRFLDHMLERDNMQKSEFLKALSDMWKDFDSRVLRYKVLPPLCAELRNVVMQPMILPMVLTIAESQDKSDFEMSTLPALVPVLSSAAGETLLLLVKHAELIINKASQDHLISHVLPMLVRAYDDTDPRLQEEVLKKTVPLAKQLDVQLVKQAIMPRVHGLALKTTVAAVRVNALLCLGDMVHTLDRPAVLEILQTIQRCTAVDRSAPTLMCTLGVANSILKKNGIEFVAEHVLPLVMPLLIAQQLNVQQFAKYMAFVKDILRKIEEKRGVTLSDSGNPAVNIKSSPTVDSQLPRQVNKTSANSQPTTKRSPSWDEDWVPARGPSTTIQSSTTLPAQSTTAGQSIQVNSGHSQSSMTSALSSQQLSSSCPAVDVEWPPRSSSFGTTILGSSEKQPENKGALGSTLDDIDPFANWPPRPSGSSAASHSLNNGSVAPFANRPVSANSATLLNGLNSQTNGLDSWAFSTPISSQPLKQNQGTASHTDGLTSWGFNPQNSVGFMKQSQGPSAMNASSGRANDIGSIFSSNKGEQTAPRLAPPPSTAVGRGRGRGRGNQGQLRSSTSGSSNAKSQPEQPPLLDLL
- the LOC107824020 gene encoding SCY1-like protein 2 A isoform X1, giving the protein MSINMKTLTQAFAKASAKASAVIEKTVQTTVQEVTGLPRALQDYDLLDQIGSAGPGLVWKLYSAKARDGHAVYPNVCVWLLDKRALSEARQRAGLSKTAEDLFFDVIRADAARLVRLRHPGVVHVVQALDESKNAMAMVTEPLFASAANALGDLENIEKVPKELKGMEMGLLEVKHGLLQIAETLDFLHGNARLIHRSISPETILITSNGAWKLGGFGFAISVDQAADLSNMQAFHYAEYDVEDSIIPLQPSLNYTAPELVRSKTSSIGCSSDIFSFGCLAYHLIARKPLLDCHNNVKMYMNNLNYLSSEAFSSIPQELVPDLQNMLSANEALRPTAMGLTSSSFFRDDTRLRALRFLDHMLERDNMQKSEFLKALSDMWKDFDSRVLRYKVLPPLCAELRNVVMQPMILPMVLTIAESQDKSDFEMSTLPALVPVLSSAAGETLLLLVKHAELIINKASQDHLISHVLPMLVRAYDDTDPRLQEEVLKKTVPLAKQLDVQLVKQAIMPRVHGLALKTTVAAVRVNALLCLGDMVHTLDRPAVLEILQTIQRCTAVDRSAPTLMCTLGVANSILKKNGIEFVAEHVLPLVMPLLIAQQLNVQQFAKYMAFVKDILRKIEEKRGVTLSDSGNPAVNIKSSPTVDSQLPRQVNKTSANSQPTTKRSPSWDEDWVPARGPSTTIQSSTTLPAQSTTAGQSIQVNSGHSQSSMTSALSSQQLSSSCPAVDVEWPPRSSSFGTTILGSSEKQPENKGALGSTLDDIDPFANWPPRPSGSSAASHSLNNGSVAPFANRPVSANSATLLNGLNSQTNGLDSWAFSTPISSQPLKQNQGTASHTDGLTSWGFNPQNSVGFMKQSQGPSAMNASSGRANDIGSIFSSNKGEQTAPRLAPPPSTAVGRGRGRGRGNQGQLRSSTSGSSNAKSQPEQPPLLDLL